The Hemibagrus wyckioides isolate EC202008001 linkage group LG26, SWU_Hwy_1.0, whole genome shotgun sequence DNA window CAGatgggattaaacacacacacaccttaagtGCACACCAACCTTTACACTTTTCTAGTCACAAAGTCATTGGCAAAATTCACAATATTTGTCATTGCTGTAAGAATCAGAATATCAATCTCATCGTTGTTGTTGATTTCCTCATGATAGTTCTTTACAGGGAAGATGTAGTTCAGTGGAATACCCAGAATCCTATTGCACTCCTTCATCTAGAAAGACAGACACTTAGAATAACCTGCATGAACCTGTAGTAAAGCTCATGTTGTGTTCTGGTACTGACGAGTTCAGCTGAATGAGGATCTTGTACTTACCCTCTCCTTGATTCTTTTGCTCCTATAAATCATTTTCAGGTTCTTTTGGACAAGTGGACTTGTAACATCCACCTTGGTCAAGATAACAGCTACAGGAATCCCTGTCATgatgaatacattttaaaaatattcttttgAATGAGTGTTTGTAAAAAATCAGGATGACAGATAACTCACTTAATTTCTGTGTTTCTTGCagaatttgtttcattttattttttacttcaggacttaaaatgaaaatattatctCCTGGTAGAACAAACACCAGACAGTGAATTTTGTCTTCTAGATTTGGGTTTTTGTTGAAGTAATTGCTCTCAGCAGTCAGATCCTTCAAAGGattaaactgaaaataaaaacatgaactgttataacactgcactgctgtacactaaaaTATTTGTCTCAAGAGGGTCAAacatttttctaaatataaatTTCAACCAGCAATGCAATCATGGATAATTGTAAGGGAAACTATTTGTAAAACAAGTTAGCATAATAAATTTACTGTTGAAGTATTAGCCTTTGTATTGCAAATGGAAAATGGACAGTTAACATTTGAGggcattaaaatattttaatatgtgGAAATAATGTTACAGGTACAGTGAgagaaaaatgatttgatcccctgctgattttctACGTTTGCcaactgacaaagaaatgatcagtctataattttaatggtaggtttatttgaacagtgagagacaaacaaaacaaacaacatccagatgcaaaaatgcatttcaaaaaagttataaattgatttacattttaatgagtgaaataagtatttgaccttCTATCAATCAGCAAGATtttggctcccaggtgtcttttatacaggtaacaagcAGAGAGTAGGAACACTCTCTTAAAGGGAGCACTCTGCTAATCTCAGCCTGTTACCTATACAAAAGACACCTGTCTACagaagcaatcaatcaatcagattccaaactttCCACCatggacaagaccaaagagctgtccaaggatgtcagggacaagattgtagacctacacaaggctggaatgagctacaagaccatcgccaagcagcttggtgagaaggtgataacagttggtgcgattattcacaaatggaagaaacacaaaattaCTGTCACTCTCCcttggtctggggctccatgcaagatctcacctcatggagtttcagtgatcatgagaacggtgggGAATCAGTCCAGTCCAGTATCTTATCAATGATCTccaggcagctgggaccatagtcaccaagataacaattggtaacacacaaCACCGTGAAGGACTGAAATCCTgcagcgcccgcaaggtccccctgctaaagaaagcacatgtacaggatcatctgaagtttgccaatgaacatctgaatgattaaaaggagaactgggtgaaagtgttgtggtcaaatgagaccaaaatccagctctttggcatcaactcaactcgccgtgtttggaggaggaatgctgcctatgaccacaagaagaccatccccaccgtcaaacatggaggtggaaacattatgctttgggggtgtttctctgctaaggggacaggacaactgaACCGCATAAAAGGGaagatggacggggccatgtaccatcaaatcttgagtgagaacctccttccctcagccagggcattgaaaatgggtcgtggatggatattccagaaTGAatatgacccaaaacacacggccaaggcaacaaaggagtggatcaagaagaagcacattaaggtcctggagtggcctagccagtctccagagcttaatcccatagaaaatctgtggagggagctgaagggtcaagTTGCAAAGTGTCAGCCTTAAAACCTTAATgtcttggagaggatctgcaaagagacGTGGGACAAA harbors:
- the LOC131346519 gene encoding interferon-induced protein 44-like isoform X2, with product MSALGNPWRPENWSERETMLQTLREFKANQRVEHLRILCVGPAGAGKSTFITSVNTVVQGRNTYLAHSLSDDTSVTCQYTVYKMNKGTDGSSFPFVFGDMMGLQQVPGGVRTNDIISILKGHMQEEYTFNPLKDLTAESNYFNKNPNLEDKIHCLVFVLPGDNIFILSPEVKNKMKQILQETQKLRIPVAVILTKVDVTSPLVQKNLKMIYRSKRIKERMKECNRILGIPLNYIFPVKNYHEEINNNDEIDILILTAMTNIVNFANDFVTRKV
- the LOC131346519 gene encoding interferon-induced protein 44-like isoform X1, coding for MGGSKSTLQPLSNPESLPLGNPWRPENWSERETMLQTLREFKANQRVEHLRILCVGPAGAGKSTFITSVNTVVQGRNTYLAHSLSDDTSVTCQYTVYKMNKGTDGSSFPFVFGDMMGLQQVPGGVRTNDIISILKGHMQEEYTFNPLKDLTAESNYFNKNPNLEDKIHCLVFVLPGDNIFILSPEVKNKMKQILQETQKLRIPVAVILTKVDVTSPLVQKNLKMIYRSKRIKERMKECNRILGIPLNYIFPVKNYHEEINNNDEIDILILTAMTNIVNFANDFVTRKV
- the LOC131346519 gene encoding interferon-induced protein 44-like isoform X3, producing MLQTLREFKANQRVEHLRILCVGPAGAGKSTFITSVNTVVQGRNTYLAHSLSDDTSVTCQYTVYKMNKGTDGSSFPFVFGDMMGLQQVPGGVRTNDIISILKGHMQEEYTFNPLKDLTAESNYFNKNPNLEDKIHCLVFVLPGDNIFILSPEVKNKMKQILQETQKLRIPVAVILTKVDVTSPLVQKNLKMIYRSKRIKERMKECNRILGIPLNYIFPVKNYHEEINNNDEIDILILTAMTNIVNFANDFVTRKV